In Streptomyces seoulensis, the following are encoded in one genomic region:
- a CDS encoding helix-turn-helix domain-containing protein yields MLLGSQLRRLREARGITREAAGYSIRASESKISRMELGRVSFKTRDVEDLLTLYGIDDEAERESLLSLAREANVAGWWHSYSDVLPSWFPTYVGLEGAAHLIRVYEVQFVHGLLQTEDYARAVVRRGMRGASAADVERRVALRLERQKHLLGDHAPEFHIVLDEAALHRPYGDREVMRGQLRHLIEVSERPNVRLQVMPFAFGGHSGESGAFTLLSFPESDLSDVVYLEQLTSALYLDKREDVAQYEHALKELQQDSPGPEESRDLIARLAEQV; encoded by the coding sequence ATGCTGCTCGGCTCGCAACTCAGGCGGCTGCGAGAGGCGCGGGGGATCACACGCGAGGCGGCGGGTTACTCGATCCGCGCCTCCGAATCGAAGATCAGCCGGATGGAACTGGGCCGGGTGAGCTTCAAGACCAGGGACGTCGAAGACCTGTTGACGCTCTACGGCATCGACGACGAGGCGGAGCGCGAATCGCTGCTCTCCCTCGCGCGGGAGGCCAACGTGGCGGGCTGGTGGCACAGTTACTCCGACGTGCTGCCGAGCTGGTTCCCCACCTATGTGGGCCTGGAGGGCGCCGCGCACCTCATCCGGGTCTACGAGGTGCAGTTCGTGCACGGCCTGCTCCAGACCGAGGACTACGCCCGCGCGGTCGTCCGGCGCGGCATGCGCGGCGCGAGCGCGGCGGACGTGGAGCGGCGGGTGGCGCTGCGCCTGGAGCGGCAGAAGCATCTGCTCGGCGACCACGCGCCGGAGTTCCACATCGTGCTCGACGAGGCCGCCCTGCACCGCCCCTACGGTGACCGCGAGGTCATGCGCGGCCAGCTCCGGCATCTGATCGAGGTCTCCGAGCGGCCCAACGTGCGCCTTCAGGTCATGCCCTTCGCCTTCGGCGGACACTCCGGGGAGAGCGGTGCCTTCACCCTGCTCAGCTTCCCCGAGTCGGACCTCTCCGACGTGGTCTACCTGGAGCAGCTCACCAGCGCCCTCTACCTGGACAAGCGCGAGGACGTCGCCCAGTACGAGCACGCGCTAAAGGAACTCCAGCAGGACAGCCCCGGGCCCGAGGAGAGCCGCGACCTCATCGCGAGGCTGGCCGAACAGGTGTAA
- a CDS encoding aldehyde dehydrogenase family protein — protein sequence MAAFFSDLAQQYIDGEWRPGTGSWDVIDFNPYDDEKLASITVASVDEIDQAYRAAERVQKEWARTSPYARRAVFERALGLLQEREEEIAELIVAELGGTRVKAGFELHLAKEFLREAVHLALAPEGRILPSPLEGKENRVYRVPVGVVGVISPFNFPFLLSLKSVAPALALGNGVVLKPHQNTPIVGGTLIAKLFEDAGLPGGLLNVVVTDIAEIGDAFIEHPVPRVISFTGSDGTGRHVATVCAANFKRAVLELGGNSALVVLDDADLDYAVDAAVFSRFVHQGQVCMAANRVLVDRSVAGQFTEKFVAKVRSLPVGDPRDPATVIGPVINSTQANALSSVVEQALAEGATALVHGPVEGNLVSPSVLTGLPEGSELLRQEVFGPVVFLVPFDGEEEAVRIVNDTPYGLSGAVHTGDIERGVAFARRIDTGMFHVNDGTVHDEPIVPFGGEKHSGTGRLNGETTLEAFTTTKWISVQHGRSGFPF from the coding sequence ATGGCGGCCTTTTTCAGCGACCTCGCCCAGCAGTACATCGACGGCGAATGGCGGCCGGGCACCGGCTCCTGGGACGTCATCGACTTCAACCCCTACGACGACGAGAAGCTGGCCTCGATCACCGTGGCCTCGGTCGACGAGATCGACCAGGCGTACCGGGCCGCCGAGCGCGTCCAGAAGGAATGGGCGCGCACCAGCCCCTACGCGCGTCGCGCGGTCTTCGAGCGGGCCCTCGGGCTGCTCCAGGAGCGCGAGGAGGAGATCGCCGAGCTGATCGTCGCGGAGCTGGGCGGTACCCGGGTGAAGGCCGGGTTCGAGCTGCACCTCGCCAAGGAGTTCCTGCGCGAGGCGGTCCACCTGGCGCTGGCCCCCGAGGGCCGCATCCTGCCCTCCCCGCTGGAGGGCAAGGAGAACCGCGTCTACCGGGTGCCGGTCGGCGTGGTGGGCGTGATCAGCCCCTTCAACTTCCCGTTCCTGCTGTCGCTGAAGTCGGTCGCCCCGGCGCTCGCGCTCGGCAACGGCGTGGTGCTCAAGCCGCACCAGAACACGCCGATCGTGGGCGGCACCCTGATCGCCAAGCTCTTCGAGGACGCCGGCCTGCCCGGCGGGCTGCTCAACGTGGTGGTCACCGACATCGCGGAGATCGGGGACGCCTTCATCGAGCACCCGGTGCCGCGTGTCATCTCCTTCACCGGCTCCGACGGCACCGGCCGCCATGTCGCCACCGTGTGCGCCGCGAACTTCAAGCGGGCGGTGCTCGAACTCGGCGGCAACAGCGCCCTGGTGGTGCTGGACGACGCCGACCTCGACTACGCGGTGGACGCGGCCGTCTTCAGCCGGTTCGTGCACCAGGGGCAGGTCTGCATGGCCGCCAACCGGGTGCTGGTGGACCGTTCGGTGGCCGGGCAGTTCACCGAGAAGTTCGTCGCCAAGGTGCGCTCACTGCCGGTCGGCGACCCGCGCGACCCGGCCACGGTCATCGGCCCGGTCATCAACTCCACGCAGGCCAACGCCCTCTCCTCGGTGGTCGAGCAGGCGCTCGCGGAGGGGGCGACGGCGCTGGTGCACGGCCCGGTCGAGGGCAATCTGGTCTCGCCCAGCGTGCTCACCGGCCTGCCGGAGGGGTCGGAGCTGCTGCGGCAGGAGGTCTTCGGGCCGGTCGTCTTCCTCGTGCCGTTCGACGGCGAGGAGGAGGCGGTCCGGATCGTCAACGACACCCCCTACGGGCTCAGCGGCGCCGTCCACACCGGTGACATCGAACGTGGGGTGGCCTTCGCGCGGCGGATCGACACCGGGATGTTCCATGTGAACGACGGCACCGTGCACGACGAGCCGATCGTGCCCTTCGGCGGGGAGAAGCACTCCGGCACCGGCCGGCTGAACGGCGAGACGACCCTGGAGGCGTTCACCACCACCAAGTGGATCTCGGTGCAGCACGGCCGCAGCGGCTTCCCGTTCTGA
- a CDS encoding DinB family protein, translating to MVTHVGAEAPGDERGALLAFLEEQRGGIRRALLGVTEEQARTRPSASGLSLGGLLKHVAEVEQAWQARARQEPPAVHRDQSNWQECFELTDDETVAGQLAYWAELAAETEKLIRSAPSLDDTFPLPSAPWFPPDGAVSLRWLCLHLIRETARHAGHADIIRESLDGRTAFELVALEEQQSESQQPES from the coding sequence ATGGTCACTCATGTGGGAGCCGAGGCACCGGGCGACGAGCGCGGAGCACTGCTGGCGTTCCTGGAGGAGCAGCGCGGCGGCATCCGCCGGGCCCTGCTGGGCGTGACGGAGGAGCAGGCGCGCACCCGGCCCAGCGCGAGCGGGCTGTCGCTGGGCGGGCTGCTGAAGCATGTCGCCGAGGTCGAGCAGGCGTGGCAGGCCCGCGCCCGCCAGGAGCCGCCGGCGGTGCACCGGGACCAGTCGAACTGGCAGGAGTGCTTCGAGCTCACCGACGACGAGACGGTGGCGGGGCAGCTCGCGTACTGGGCGGAGCTGGCCGCGGAGACGGAGAAGCTGATCCGCTCCGCGCCCAGCCTGGACGACACCTTCCCGCTGCCCTCGGCCCCCTGGTTCCCGCCGGACGGCGCGGTCTCGCTGCGCTGGCTCTGTCTCCACCTGATCCGCGAGACGGCCCGCCACGCCGGTCACGCCGACATCATCCGCGAGTCCCTGGACGGCAGGACGGCGTTCGAGCTGGTGGCGCTTGAGGAGCAGCAGTCGGAGTCCCAGCAGCCGGAGTCGTAG
- a CDS encoding glutamate decarboxylase, whose amino-acid sequence MALHRGSKKHGERRISVNPFFGDADPVSGMTEAPATHRMPEKPLAPSTAYQVVHDELMLDGNARLNLATFVTTWMEPQAGVLMAECLDKNMIDKDEYPRTAELERRCVAMLADLWNAPDPSAVVGCSTTGSSEACMLAGLALKRRWSKRNADRYPGARPNLVMGVNVQVCWEKFCDFWEVEPRLVPMAGDRFHLDPRAAADLCDENTIGVVGILGSTFDGSYEPIAALCAELDALKERTGLDIPVHVDGASGAMVAPFLDEDLVWDFRLPRVASINTSGHKYGLVYPGVGWALWRDADALPEELVFRVNYLGGDMPTFALNFSRPGAQVAAQYYTFLRLGREGYRAVQRSTRAVATYLAGKIEALGDFRLLTRGDQLPVFAFTTADHVSAYDVFDVSRRLREYGWLVPAYTFPPDREDLSVLRVVCRNGFSHDLADLFLADLTRALDGLRRQQGPTGDRETATGFHH is encoded by the coding sequence ATGGCGCTGCACCGAGGTTCCAAGAAGCACGGGGAACGCCGCATATCCGTCAACCCGTTCTTCGGGGACGCCGACCCCGTGAGCGGGATGACCGAGGCCCCGGCCACCCACCGGATGCCGGAGAAGCCGCTGGCCCCCTCGACGGCGTACCAGGTGGTGCACGACGAACTGATGCTGGACGGCAACGCCCGGCTGAACCTGGCCACCTTCGTCACCACCTGGATGGAGCCGCAGGCCGGGGTGCTGATGGCGGAGTGCCTGGACAAGAACATGATCGACAAGGACGAGTACCCGCGCACCGCCGAGCTGGAGCGGCGCTGCGTGGCGATGCTCGCCGACCTGTGGAACGCCCCCGACCCCTCGGCCGTGGTCGGCTGCTCCACCACCGGCTCCAGCGAGGCGTGCATGCTGGCCGGCCTGGCGCTCAAGCGCCGCTGGTCCAAACGGAACGCCGACCGGTACCCGGGGGCCCGCCCGAATCTGGTGATGGGCGTCAACGTCCAGGTCTGCTGGGAGAAGTTCTGCGACTTCTGGGAGGTCGAGCCCCGGCTCGTCCCCATGGCGGGCGACCGCTTCCACCTCGACCCGCGCGCGGCGGCCGACCTGTGCGACGAGAACACCATCGGGGTGGTCGGCATCCTCGGCTCCACCTTCGACGGCTCCTACGAGCCCATCGCCGCCCTCTGCGCCGAGCTGGACGCTCTCAAGGAGCGCACCGGCCTGGACATCCCCGTCCACGTGGACGGCGCCTCGGGCGCGATGGTCGCCCCCTTCCTGGACGAGGACCTCGTCTGGGACTTCCGCCTCCCGCGCGTGGCCTCCATCAACACCTCCGGCCACAAGTACGGGCTTGTCTACCCCGGCGTCGGCTGGGCGCTGTGGCGGGACGCCGACGCGCTCCCCGAGGAGCTGGTGTTCCGGGTGAACTACCTCGGCGGCGACATGCCCACCTTCGCGCTGAACTTCTCCCGCCCCGGCGCCCAGGTCGCGGCCCAGTACTACACGTTCCTGCGCCTGGGCCGCGAGGGCTACCGCGCGGTGCAGCGCTCCACCCGCGCCGTGGCGACCTACCTCGCCGGGAAGATCGAGGCACTCGGCGACTTCCGCCTGCTGACGCGCGGCGACCAGCTCCCGGTGTTCGCCTTCACCACCGCCGACCACGTCAGCGCGTACGACGTGTTCGACGTCTCCCGGCGGCTGCGCGAGTACGGCTGGCTGGTACCCGCCTACACCTTCCCGCCGGACCGGGAGGACCTCTCCGTGCTGCGGGTGGTGTGCCGCAACGGGTTCTCGCACGACCTGGCCGACCTCTTCCTCGCCGACCTCACCCGCGCGCTGGACGGCCTGCGCCGCCAGCAGGGGCCGACCGGTGACAGGGAGACCGCCACCGGGTTCCACCACTGA
- a CDS encoding ion channel protein, which translates to MAQDTARQPPPTSPTAPARALLPLILPSVAVGIVTSLVFVGVSTAAEQLQHVLWGPLPDALGVGRYSVLWMFVMLFATGVAVGLVVWLVPGHAGPDPATLGLDAPVLPPRVLPGLVLAVGLMLAGGPSLGPENPIIAVNVGLAMWLGQKLVPRAPDALWPVLAEAGTIGALFGTPVAAALVISESLAGRPLRGRLWDNLFAPLTAAACGAITTTLVARPTFDLGLPPFGHPRWNDVVAALVIASAAALLGMCAVRVFPYVHTAFHRLRHPMLMLPAGGLVLGALAAAGGHLTLFKGLTEVGELARDPDGWSAGQFAVLAVVKLAALVVAASCGFRGGRIFPSVFIGAAFGLCAHALVPAVQPAVAVATGVLGMLLAITRQGWISLFTAAALVSSPAVLALLCIASLPAWLLVTGRPQMQLHADGTPIR; encoded by the coding sequence GTGGCCCAGGACACCGCGCGGCAGCCGCCCCCGACCTCTCCCACGGCCCCGGCGCGTGCGCTGCTGCCGCTGATCCTGCCCTCCGTGGCGGTGGGGATCGTGACCAGCCTCGTCTTCGTCGGGGTGAGCACGGCCGCCGAACAGCTCCAGCACGTGCTGTGGGGACCGCTGCCGGACGCGCTCGGCGTGGGCCGGTACTCGGTGCTCTGGATGTTCGTGATGCTGTTCGCCACCGGTGTCGCGGTCGGCCTGGTGGTGTGGCTGGTCCCCGGGCACGCCGGGCCCGACCCGGCCACCCTCGGCCTGGACGCGCCGGTGCTGCCGCCCAGGGTGCTGCCGGGGCTGGTGCTCGCGGTGGGGCTGATGCTGGCGGGCGGGCCGAGCCTCGGCCCGGAGAACCCGATCATCGCGGTCAACGTCGGGCTCGCCATGTGGCTCGGGCAGAAGCTGGTGCCCCGGGCGCCGGACGCGCTGTGGCCGGTGCTGGCGGAGGCGGGCACCATCGGGGCGCTGTTCGGCACCCCGGTCGCGGCCGCGCTGGTGATCTCCGAGTCGCTGGCCGGGCGCCCGCTGCGGGGGCGGCTCTGGGACAACCTGTTCGCCCCGCTGACCGCGGCCGCCTGCGGCGCCATCACCACCACCCTGGTCGCCCGCCCCACCTTCGACCTGGGCCTGCCGCCCTTCGGCCACCCCCGCTGGAACGACGTGGTAGCCGCCCTGGTGATCGCCTCGGCGGCCGCGCTGCTCGGCATGTGCGCGGTCCGCGTCTTCCCCTACGTCCACACCGCCTTCCACCGGCTGCGGCACCCGATGCTGATGCTCCCGGCGGGCGGCCTGGTGCTGGGCGCGCTGGCGGCGGCGGGCGGGCATCTGACGCTGTTCAAGGGGCTCACCGAGGTCGGGGAGCTGGCGCGGGACCCCGACGGCTGGTCGGCTGGCCAGTTCGCGGTGCTGGCGGTGGTGAAGCTGGCCGCGCTGGTGGTGGCGGCCTCCTGCGGGTTCCGGGGCGGCCGGATCTTCCCGTCCGTGTTCATCGGGGCCGCGTTCGGCCTGTGCGCGCACGCCCTGGTCCCGGCCGTGCAGCCCGCGGTCGCGGTGGCCACGGGCGTGCTGGGCATGCTGCTGGCGATCACCCGGCAGGGCTGGATCAGCCTCTTCACGGCCGCCGCCCTGGTCTCCTCCCCCGCAGTGCTCGCCCTGCTGTGCATCGCCTCGCTGCCCGCCTGGCTGCTGGTGACCGGACGCCCGCAGATGCAGTTGCACGCGGACGGGACCCCGATCCGCTGA
- a CDS encoding MerR family transcriptional regulator: MSFSVGQVAGFAGITVRTLHHYDEIGLLVPSARTHAGHRRYADADLDRLQQILFYRELGFPLDEVAALLDDPGADPRAQLRRQHELLTARIERLSRMAAAVEHAMEARTMGIDLTPEERFEVFGDHDPEQYAEETERRWGTTEAYAESRRRTARHTKADWQRMRAESDDFNARYATLVADGVPPADPAAMDLAEEHRRHIDRWFYPCPHATHRCLGEMYVADPRFTAYYDALGPGVAAHLNAAIAANADRHAA; encoded by the coding sequence TTGAGCTTCTCCGTGGGACAGGTCGCGGGGTTCGCCGGGATCACGGTGCGCACCCTGCACCACTACGACGAGATCGGGCTGCTCGTGCCCAGCGCCCGCACGCACGCCGGACACCGGCGCTACGCCGACGCCGACCTCGACCGGCTCCAGCAGATCCTGTTCTACCGCGAGCTGGGCTTCCCGCTCGACGAGGTCGCCGCCCTGCTCGACGATCCCGGCGCGGACCCCCGCGCCCAGCTGAGGCGGCAGCACGAGCTGCTGACCGCCCGGATCGAGCGACTGAGCCGGATGGCGGCGGCCGTGGAACACGCCATGGAGGCACGCACGATGGGCATCGACCTCACCCCCGAGGAACGCTTCGAGGTTTTCGGGGACCACGACCCCGAGCAATACGCCGAGGAGACCGAGCGCCGCTGGGGCACCACCGAGGCGTACGCCGAGTCCCGCCGCCGCACCGCCCGCCACACCAAGGCCGACTGGCAGCGGATGCGCGCCGAGTCCGACGACTTCAACGCCCGTTACGCCACCCTGGTGGCCGACGGCGTCCCGCCCGCCGACCCGGCGGCGATGGACCTCGCCGAGGAGCACCGCCGCCACATCGACCGCTGGTTCTACCCGTGTCCCCACGCGACGCACCGCTGTCTGGGTGAGATGTACGTCGCCGACCCCCGCTTCACCGCGTACTACGACGCCCTCGGCCCCGGTGTCGCCGCCCATCTGAACGCGGCCATCGCGGCCAACGCCGACCGGCACGCGGCGTAG
- a CDS encoding YbjQ family protein gives MGLEDYGGGQGPEPDVLVVTANDVPGRRVERVLGEVFGLTVRSRHLGSQIGAGLKSMIGGELKGLTKTLVQTRNQAMERLVEQARARGANAVVAFRFDVTEAADLGTEVCAYGTAVVLAQE, from the coding sequence GACTACGGCGGCGGCCAGGGGCCCGAGCCGGACGTACTGGTGGTGACGGCGAACGACGTGCCCGGACGGCGGGTGGAGCGGGTGCTCGGCGAGGTCTTCGGCCTCACCGTGCGCTCGCGGCACCTGGGCAGCCAGATCGGCGCCGGGCTGAAGTCGATGATCGGCGGCGAGCTGAAGGGGCTGACCAAGACCCTGGTGCAGACCCGCAACCAGGCCATGGAGCGCCTGGTGGAGCAGGCACGCGCGCGGGGTGCCAACGCGGTGGTCGCCTTCCGCTTCGACGTCACCGAGGCTGCCGACCTGGGCACCGAGGTCTGCGCGTACGGCACGGCGGTGGTCCTGGCCCAGGAGTGA